In a genomic window of Passer domesticus isolate bPasDom1 chromosome 3, bPasDom1.hap1, whole genome shotgun sequence:
- the ANKRD6 gene encoding ankyrin repeat domain-containing protein 6 isoform X7, which translates to MSQQDVVAVLSERLLVAAYKGQVENVVQLINRGAKVAVTKHGRTPLHLAAYKGHLHVVQVLLKAGCDLDIQDDGDQTALHRAAVVGNTDVIATLIQEGCALDRQDKDGNTALHEACWHGFSQSAKVLVKAGANVLAKNKAGNTPLHLACQNSHSQSTRVLLLGGSRADLKNNAGDTCLHVAARYNHLPIIRVLLSAFCSVHEKNQAGDTALHVAAALNHKKVVKLLLEAGADASVVNNAGQTPLEVARQHNNPEVALLLTKASQVSRFNRGRSLRKKRERLKEERRAQSVPRDEVVQSKQGSVSAADDTPSSDQPPERKSNLKDKPRSASPDPKGKKSKKKKPKEKVSALSDPISPADQQTLPQAQKSVPKRRSKHHCSSPPPPHEARAYQLYTLYRGKDGKVMQAPINGCRCEPLINKLENQLEATVEEIKAELGTVQDKMNIKLGQMESKTQHQLRVLDKLMAERLSAERTECLHRLQQHTELEKSQGEKRQISLVDELKTWCLLKIQNLELKLSGDSRSSRPKSTLSTCESLTETLDTDNNPNSAKDCKVNQPVLQSEGSHQHSYITLPNSLLEDGGRSRVQMPEQSFGQHFCIKQDGALGTTPSGTEQQVVAGAPVSSSAPAQDVRPKDKAVSASTFHRFQQELPSSELSGSKLRHVKVQAALQPVTEPAKTEPQSSYFIDKGTQTKKSSKSGQSRHKALHHAGAQQGQEQQPSAPPAPPLRDTSQALEITQYFFEAVSTQMEKWYERKIEEARCQANQRAQQDKAALKEHIKCLEEELSKLRTKVQKES; encoded by the exons CATGGACGGACCCCTCTGCATCTTGCTGCCTACAAGGGTCATCTCCACGTTGTCCAGGTTTTGTTGAAGGCAGGTTGTGATCTGGATATTCAGGATGAT GGTGACCAGACAGCACTGCACCGGGCAGCTGTAGTAGGGAACACCGATGTAATAGCAACCCTGATTCAGGAGGGCTGTGCTTTGGACAGACAGGACAAG GATGGGAACACTGCTCTTCATGAAGCTTGTTGGCATGGATTCAGTCAGTCTGCCAAAGTGCTTGTTAAAGCAGGAGCCAACGTTCTTGCCAAGAACAAG GCAGGTAACACACCTCTTCACCTGGCTTGCCAGAATAGCCATTCCCAGAGTACTCGTGTTTTGTTACTTGGAGGATCTCGAGCAGACCTCAAAAATAAT GCAGGAGATACCTGTCTGCATGTGGCTGCTCGTTATAATCACTTGCCCATCATTAGGGTGCTGCTCAGTGCTTTCTGTTCTGTCCATGAAAAGAACCAG GCAGGGGATACTGCGCTCCATGTAGCTGCTGCTCTAAATCACAAGAAGGTGGTGAAGCTCTTGCTGGAGGCAGGGGCTGATGCATCCGTTGTCAACAAT gCAGGCCAGACCCCTCTAGAGGTTGCCAGACAGCACAATAACCCCGAGGTTGCACTCCTGCTCACTAAAGCATCACAG GTCTCGCGTTTTAACCGTGGGAGAAGCctgaggaagaagagagagagactgaaggaggagaggagggctcAGTCGGTGCCACGGGATGAAGTGGTACAGAGCAAG CAGGGCAGTGTCTCAGCTGCTGATGACACACCAAGCAGCGACCAGCCCCCAGAGAGGAAGAGCAATCTGAAGGATAAACCCCGATCAGCCTCACCAGatcccaaagggaaaaagagcaaaaagaaaaagccaaaggAAAAG GTTTCAGCACTGTCGGACCCCATCTCCCCAGCTGATCAGCAGACACTCCCTCAGGCCCAGAAGAGCGTGCCTAAGCGCAGAAGCAAACACCACTGCTCCTCTCCGCCCCCTCCGCACGAGGCGCGAGCCTACCAGCTCTACACGCTCTACCGAGGCAAGGACGGGAAGGTGATGCAG GCACCCATAAATGGATGTCGTTGTGAGCCCCTGATAAATAAACTGGAGAATCAGCTGGAGGCAACAGTGGAAGAGATAAAAGCTGAGCTTGGGACAGTACAAGATAAAATGAATATTAAGCTGGGCCAGATGGAAAGCAAAACTCAACATCAG CTCCGAGTTTTGGACAAGCTGATGGCCGAGCGCCTGTCGGCAGAGAGGACAGAGTGCCTTCACCgcctgcagcagcacacggaGCTGGAAAAGAGCCAGGGGGAGAAGCGGCAG ATTTCCTTGGTTGATGAGCTGAAGACCTGGTGCTTGTTGAAGATTCAGAATCTGGAGCTCAAGCTTTCTGGAGATTCCAGGTCATCAAGACCAAAATCAACTTTGTCCACTTGTGAGTCTCTCACTGAGACCCTGGATACTGACAACAACCCCAACAGTGCCAAGGACTGTAAAGTCaaccagcctgtgctgcagtcAGAGGGCTCCCACCAGCATTCCTATATCACACTTCCAAATAGCCTCTTGGAAGACGGGGGAAGGAGCAGAGTCCAGATGCCAGAACAAAGCTTTGGGCAACACTTTTGCATTAAACAAGATGGAGCATTGGGTACAACCCCATCAG GTACAGAGCAACAGGTAGTGGCTGGTGCACCAGTTTCTTCTTCTGCCCCTGCTCAAGATGTCAGGCCAAAGGACAAAGCTGTGAGTGCCAGCACATTCCACAGgttccagcaggagctgccctccTCCGAGCTTTCGGGCTCCAAATTAAGACACGTTAAAGTTCAAGCTGCTTTGCAGCCAGTGACTGAACCTGCAAAGACTGAACCACAGAGCAGCTACTTCATCGACAAAGGAACTCAGACGAAAAAGTCCAGCAAAAGTGGGCAGTCGAGGCACAAAGCTCTGCACCACGccggggcacagcagggccaggagcagcagccctcgGCCCCGCCTGCGCCTCCGCTCAGAGACAcctcccaggccctggagatAACCCAGTACTTCTTCGAGGCCGTTTCCACGCAGATGGAGAAGTGGTACGAGCGGAAGATAGAAGAAGCCCGGTGCCAAGCGAACCAGAGGGCGCAGCAGGACAAAGCTGCGCTCAAGGAGCACATCAAATGCTTAGAGGAGGAGCTGAGCAAATTAAGGACTAAGGTGCAGAAAGAGAGCTAG
- the ANKRD6 gene encoding ankyrin repeat domain-containing protein 6 isoform X8: MSQQDVVAVLSERLLVAAYKGQVENVVQLINRGAKVAVTKHGRTPLHLAAYKGHLHVVQVLLKAGCDLDIQDDGDQTALHRAAVVGNTDVIATLIQEGCALDRQDKDGNTALHEACWHGFSQSAKVLVKAGANVLAKNKAGNTPLHLACQNSHSQSTRVLLLGGSRADLKNNAGDTCLHVAARYNHLPIIRVLLSAFCSVHEKNQAGDTALHVAAALNHKKVVKLLLEAGADASVVNNAGQTPLEVARQHNNPEVALLLTKASQVSRFNRGRSLRKKRERLKEERRAQSVPRDEVVQSKGSVSAADDTPSSDQPPERKSNLKDKPRSASPDPKGKKSKKKKPKEKVSALSDPISPADQQTLPQAQKSVPKRRSKHHCSSPPPPHEARAYQLYTLYRGKDGKVMQAPINGCRCEPLINKLENQLEATVEEIKAELGTVQDKMNIKLGQMESKTQHQLRVLDKLMAERLSAERTECLHRLQQHTELEKSQGEKRQISLVDELKTWCLLKIQNLELKLSGDSRSSRPKSTLSTCESLTETLDTDNNPNSAKDCKVNQPVLQSEGSHQHSYITLPNSLLEDGGRSRVQMPEQSFGQHFCIKQDGALGTTPSGTEQQVVAGAPVSSSAPAQDVRPKDKAVSASTFHRFQQELPSSELSGSKLRHVKVQAALQPVTEPAKTEPQSSYFIDKGTQTKKSSKSGQSRHKALHHAGAQQGQEQQPSAPPAPPLRDTSQALEITQYFFEAVSTQMEKWYERKIEEARCQANQRAQQDKAALKEHIKCLEEELSKLRTKVQKES; the protein is encoded by the exons CATGGACGGACCCCTCTGCATCTTGCTGCCTACAAGGGTCATCTCCACGTTGTCCAGGTTTTGTTGAAGGCAGGTTGTGATCTGGATATTCAGGATGAT GGTGACCAGACAGCACTGCACCGGGCAGCTGTAGTAGGGAACACCGATGTAATAGCAACCCTGATTCAGGAGGGCTGTGCTTTGGACAGACAGGACAAG GATGGGAACACTGCTCTTCATGAAGCTTGTTGGCATGGATTCAGTCAGTCTGCCAAAGTGCTTGTTAAAGCAGGAGCCAACGTTCTTGCCAAGAACAAG GCAGGTAACACACCTCTTCACCTGGCTTGCCAGAATAGCCATTCCCAGAGTACTCGTGTTTTGTTACTTGGAGGATCTCGAGCAGACCTCAAAAATAAT GCAGGAGATACCTGTCTGCATGTGGCTGCTCGTTATAATCACTTGCCCATCATTAGGGTGCTGCTCAGTGCTTTCTGTTCTGTCCATGAAAAGAACCAG GCAGGGGATACTGCGCTCCATGTAGCTGCTGCTCTAAATCACAAGAAGGTGGTGAAGCTCTTGCTGGAGGCAGGGGCTGATGCATCCGTTGTCAACAAT gCAGGCCAGACCCCTCTAGAGGTTGCCAGACAGCACAATAACCCCGAGGTTGCACTCCTGCTCACTAAAGCATCACAG GTCTCGCGTTTTAACCGTGGGAGAAGCctgaggaagaagagagagagactgaaggaggagaggagggctcAGTCGGTGCCACGGGATGAAGTGGTACAGAGCAAG GGCAGTGTCTCAGCTGCTGATGACACACCAAGCAGCGACCAGCCCCCAGAGAGGAAGAGCAATCTGAAGGATAAACCCCGATCAGCCTCACCAGatcccaaagggaaaaagagcaaaaagaaaaagccaaaggAAAAG GTTTCAGCACTGTCGGACCCCATCTCCCCAGCTGATCAGCAGACACTCCCTCAGGCCCAGAAGAGCGTGCCTAAGCGCAGAAGCAAACACCACTGCTCCTCTCCGCCCCCTCCGCACGAGGCGCGAGCCTACCAGCTCTACACGCTCTACCGAGGCAAGGACGGGAAGGTGATGCAG GCACCCATAAATGGATGTCGTTGTGAGCCCCTGATAAATAAACTGGAGAATCAGCTGGAGGCAACAGTGGAAGAGATAAAAGCTGAGCTTGGGACAGTACAAGATAAAATGAATATTAAGCTGGGCCAGATGGAAAGCAAAACTCAACATCAG CTCCGAGTTTTGGACAAGCTGATGGCCGAGCGCCTGTCGGCAGAGAGGACAGAGTGCCTTCACCgcctgcagcagcacacggaGCTGGAAAAGAGCCAGGGGGAGAAGCGGCAG ATTTCCTTGGTTGATGAGCTGAAGACCTGGTGCTTGTTGAAGATTCAGAATCTGGAGCTCAAGCTTTCTGGAGATTCCAGGTCATCAAGACCAAAATCAACTTTGTCCACTTGTGAGTCTCTCACTGAGACCCTGGATACTGACAACAACCCCAACAGTGCCAAGGACTGTAAAGTCaaccagcctgtgctgcagtcAGAGGGCTCCCACCAGCATTCCTATATCACACTTCCAAATAGCCTCTTGGAAGACGGGGGAAGGAGCAGAGTCCAGATGCCAGAACAAAGCTTTGGGCAACACTTTTGCATTAAACAAGATGGAGCATTGGGTACAACCCCATCAG GTACAGAGCAACAGGTAGTGGCTGGTGCACCAGTTTCTTCTTCTGCCCCTGCTCAAGATGTCAGGCCAAAGGACAAAGCTGTGAGTGCCAGCACATTCCACAGgttccagcaggagctgccctccTCCGAGCTTTCGGGCTCCAAATTAAGACACGTTAAAGTTCAAGCTGCTTTGCAGCCAGTGACTGAACCTGCAAAGACTGAACCACAGAGCAGCTACTTCATCGACAAAGGAACTCAGACGAAAAAGTCCAGCAAAAGTGGGCAGTCGAGGCACAAAGCTCTGCACCACGccggggcacagcagggccaggagcagcagccctcgGCCCCGCCTGCGCCTCCGCTCAGAGACAcctcccaggccctggagatAACCCAGTACTTCTTCGAGGCCGTTTCCACGCAGATGGAGAAGTGGTACGAGCGGAAGATAGAAGAAGCCCGGTGCCAAGCGAACCAGAGGGCGCAGCAGGACAAAGCTGCGCTCAAGGAGCACATCAAATGCTTAGAGGAGGAGCTGAGCAAATTAAGGACTAAGGTGCAGAAAGAGAGCTAG
- the ANKRD6 gene encoding ankyrin repeat domain-containing protein 6 isoform X11, with protein sequence MSQQDVVAVLSERLLVAAYKGQVENVVQLINRGAKVAVTKHGRTPLHLAAYKGHLHVVQVLLKAGCDLDIQDDGDQTALHRAAVVGNTDVIATLIQEGCALDRQDKDGNTALHEACWHGFSQSAKVLVKAGANVLAKNKAGNTPLHLACQNSHSQSTRVLLLGGSRADLKNNAGDTCLHVAARYNHLPIIRVLLSAFCSVHEKNQAGDTALHVAAALNHKKVVKLLLEAGADASVVNNVSRFNRGRSLRKKRERLKEERRAQSVPRDEVVQSKGSVSAADDTPSSDQPPERKSNLKDKPRSASPDPKGKKSKKKKPKEKVSALSDPISPADQQTLPQAQKSVPKRRSKHHCSSPPPPHEARAYQLYTLYRGKDGKVMQAPINGCRCEPLINKLENQLEATVEEIKAELGTVQDKMNIKLGQMESKTQHQLRVLDKLMAERLSAERTECLHRLQQHTELEKSQGEKRQISLVDELKTWCLLKIQNLELKLSGDSRSSRPKSTLSTCESLTETLDTDNNPNSAKDCKVNQPVLQSEGSHQHSYITLPNSLLEDGGRSRVQMPEQSFGQHFCIKQDGALGTTPSGTEQQVVAGAPVSSSAPAQDVRPKDKAVSASTFHRFQQELPSSELSGSKLRHVKVQAALQPVTEPAKTEPQSSYFIDKGTQTKKSSKSGQSRHKALHHAGAQQGQEQQPSAPPAPPLRDTSQALEITQYFFEAVSTQMEKWYERKIEEARCQANQRAQQDKAALKEHIKCLEEELSKLRTKVQKES encoded by the exons CATGGACGGACCCCTCTGCATCTTGCTGCCTACAAGGGTCATCTCCACGTTGTCCAGGTTTTGTTGAAGGCAGGTTGTGATCTGGATATTCAGGATGAT GGTGACCAGACAGCACTGCACCGGGCAGCTGTAGTAGGGAACACCGATGTAATAGCAACCCTGATTCAGGAGGGCTGTGCTTTGGACAGACAGGACAAG GATGGGAACACTGCTCTTCATGAAGCTTGTTGGCATGGATTCAGTCAGTCTGCCAAAGTGCTTGTTAAAGCAGGAGCCAACGTTCTTGCCAAGAACAAG GCAGGTAACACACCTCTTCACCTGGCTTGCCAGAATAGCCATTCCCAGAGTACTCGTGTTTTGTTACTTGGAGGATCTCGAGCAGACCTCAAAAATAAT GCAGGAGATACCTGTCTGCATGTGGCTGCTCGTTATAATCACTTGCCCATCATTAGGGTGCTGCTCAGTGCTTTCTGTTCTGTCCATGAAAAGAACCAG GCAGGGGATACTGCGCTCCATGTAGCTGCTGCTCTAAATCACAAGAAGGTGGTGAAGCTCTTGCTGGAGGCAGGGGCTGATGCATCCGTTGTCAACAAT GTCTCGCGTTTTAACCGTGGGAGAAGCctgaggaagaagagagagagactgaaggaggagaggagggctcAGTCGGTGCCACGGGATGAAGTGGTACAGAGCAAG GGCAGTGTCTCAGCTGCTGATGACACACCAAGCAGCGACCAGCCCCCAGAGAGGAAGAGCAATCTGAAGGATAAACCCCGATCAGCCTCACCAGatcccaaagggaaaaagagcaaaaagaaaaagccaaaggAAAAG GTTTCAGCACTGTCGGACCCCATCTCCCCAGCTGATCAGCAGACACTCCCTCAGGCCCAGAAGAGCGTGCCTAAGCGCAGAAGCAAACACCACTGCTCCTCTCCGCCCCCTCCGCACGAGGCGCGAGCCTACCAGCTCTACACGCTCTACCGAGGCAAGGACGGGAAGGTGATGCAG GCACCCATAAATGGATGTCGTTGTGAGCCCCTGATAAATAAACTGGAGAATCAGCTGGAGGCAACAGTGGAAGAGATAAAAGCTGAGCTTGGGACAGTACAAGATAAAATGAATATTAAGCTGGGCCAGATGGAAAGCAAAACTCAACATCAG CTCCGAGTTTTGGACAAGCTGATGGCCGAGCGCCTGTCGGCAGAGAGGACAGAGTGCCTTCACCgcctgcagcagcacacggaGCTGGAAAAGAGCCAGGGGGAGAAGCGGCAG ATTTCCTTGGTTGATGAGCTGAAGACCTGGTGCTTGTTGAAGATTCAGAATCTGGAGCTCAAGCTTTCTGGAGATTCCAGGTCATCAAGACCAAAATCAACTTTGTCCACTTGTGAGTCTCTCACTGAGACCCTGGATACTGACAACAACCCCAACAGTGCCAAGGACTGTAAAGTCaaccagcctgtgctgcagtcAGAGGGCTCCCACCAGCATTCCTATATCACACTTCCAAATAGCCTCTTGGAAGACGGGGGAAGGAGCAGAGTCCAGATGCCAGAACAAAGCTTTGGGCAACACTTTTGCATTAAACAAGATGGAGCATTGGGTACAACCCCATCAG GTACAGAGCAACAGGTAGTGGCTGGTGCACCAGTTTCTTCTTCTGCCCCTGCTCAAGATGTCAGGCCAAAGGACAAAGCTGTGAGTGCCAGCACATTCCACAGgttccagcaggagctgccctccTCCGAGCTTTCGGGCTCCAAATTAAGACACGTTAAAGTTCAAGCTGCTTTGCAGCCAGTGACTGAACCTGCAAAGACTGAACCACAGAGCAGCTACTTCATCGACAAAGGAACTCAGACGAAAAAGTCCAGCAAAAGTGGGCAGTCGAGGCACAAAGCTCTGCACCACGccggggcacagcagggccaggagcagcagccctcgGCCCCGCCTGCGCCTCCGCTCAGAGACAcctcccaggccctggagatAACCCAGTACTTCTTCGAGGCCGTTTCCACGCAGATGGAGAAGTGGTACGAGCGGAAGATAGAAGAAGCCCGGTGCCAAGCGAACCAGAGGGCGCAGCAGGACAAAGCTGCGCTCAAGGAGCACATCAAATGCTTAGAGGAGGAGCTGAGCAAATTAAGGACTAAGGTGCAGAAAGAGAGCTAG
- the ANKRD6 gene encoding ankyrin repeat domain-containing protein 6 isoform X6 translates to MTSSGLEWDYYEFQPVESSSVEYATPGADSFLLPANTDNSYWDPSAISEWSMSVHTAHTSELVQEKIVPVKEIKDEKNKRNQKRKARKEPRRSEREKEVRTLGDQTALHRAAVVGNTDVIATLIQEGCALDRQDKDGNTALHEACWHGFSQSAKVLVKAGANVLAKNKAGNTPLHLACQNSHSQSTRVLLLGGSRADLKNNAGDTCLHVAARYNHLPIIRVLLSAFCSVHEKNQAGDTALHVAAALNHKKVVKLLLEAGADASVVNNVSRFNRGRSLRKKRERLKEERRAQSVPRDEVVQSKGSVSAADDTPSSDQPPERKSNLKDKPRSASPDPKGKKSKKKKPKEKVSALSDPISPADQQTLPQAQKSVPKRRSKHHCSSPPPPHEARAYQLYTLYRGKDGKVMQAPINGCRCEPLINKLENQLEATVEEIKAELGTVQDKMNIKLGQMESKTQHQLRVLDKLMAERLSAERTECLHRLQQHTELEKSQGEKRQISLVDELKTWCLLKIQNLELKLSGDSRSSRPKSTLSTCESLTETLDTDNNPNSAKDCKVNQPVLQSEGSHQHSYITLPNSLLEDGGRSRVQMPEQSFGQHFCIKQDGALGTTPSGTEQQVVAGAPVSSSAPAQDVRPKDKAVSASTFHRFQQELPSSELSGSKLRHVKVQAALQPVTEPAKTEPQSSYFIDKGTQTKKSSKSGQSRHKALHHAGAQQGQEQQPSAPPAPPLRDTSQALEITQYFFEAVSTQMEKWYERKIEEARCQANQRAQQDKAALKEHIKCLEEELSKLRTKVQKES, encoded by the exons ATGACctccagtggcctggagtgggaTTATTATGAATTTCAGCCGGTGGAGTCCAGCTCAGTAGAATATGCCACTCCGGGAGCTGActccttccttctccctgccAATACTGACAACTCTTACTGGGATCCCAGTGCCATCTCTGAGTGGTCAATGAGTGTCCATACAGCACACACCTCAGAACTAGTCCAGGAGAAAATTGTCCCGGTGAAGGAAATCAAGgatgaaaaaaataagagaaaccaGAAGAGAAAGGCTAGGAAGGAACCTAGAAGATCAGAAAGAGAGAAGGAGGTTAGAACTCTC GGTGACCAGACAGCACTGCACCGGGCAGCTGTAGTAGGGAACACCGATGTAATAGCAACCCTGATTCAGGAGGGCTGTGCTTTGGACAGACAGGACAAG GATGGGAACACTGCTCTTCATGAAGCTTGTTGGCATGGATTCAGTCAGTCTGCCAAAGTGCTTGTTAAAGCAGGAGCCAACGTTCTTGCCAAGAACAAG GCAGGTAACACACCTCTTCACCTGGCTTGCCAGAATAGCCATTCCCAGAGTACTCGTGTTTTGTTACTTGGAGGATCTCGAGCAGACCTCAAAAATAAT GCAGGAGATACCTGTCTGCATGTGGCTGCTCGTTATAATCACTTGCCCATCATTAGGGTGCTGCTCAGTGCTTTCTGTTCTGTCCATGAAAAGAACCAG GCAGGGGATACTGCGCTCCATGTAGCTGCTGCTCTAAATCACAAGAAGGTGGTGAAGCTCTTGCTGGAGGCAGGGGCTGATGCATCCGTTGTCAACAAT GTCTCGCGTTTTAACCGTGGGAGAAGCctgaggaagaagagagagagactgaaggaggagaggagggctcAGTCGGTGCCACGGGATGAAGTGGTACAGAGCAAG GGCAGTGTCTCAGCTGCTGATGACACACCAAGCAGCGACCAGCCCCCAGAGAGGAAGAGCAATCTGAAGGATAAACCCCGATCAGCCTCACCAGatcccaaagggaaaaagagcaaaaagaaaaagccaaaggAAAAG GTTTCAGCACTGTCGGACCCCATCTCCCCAGCTGATCAGCAGACACTCCCTCAGGCCCAGAAGAGCGTGCCTAAGCGCAGAAGCAAACACCACTGCTCCTCTCCGCCCCCTCCGCACGAGGCGCGAGCCTACCAGCTCTACACGCTCTACCGAGGCAAGGACGGGAAGGTGATGCAG GCACCCATAAATGGATGTCGTTGTGAGCCCCTGATAAATAAACTGGAGAATCAGCTGGAGGCAACAGTGGAAGAGATAAAAGCTGAGCTTGGGACAGTACAAGATAAAATGAATATTAAGCTGGGCCAGATGGAAAGCAAAACTCAACATCAG CTCCGAGTTTTGGACAAGCTGATGGCCGAGCGCCTGTCGGCAGAGAGGACAGAGTGCCTTCACCgcctgcagcagcacacggaGCTGGAAAAGAGCCAGGGGGAGAAGCGGCAG ATTTCCTTGGTTGATGAGCTGAAGACCTGGTGCTTGTTGAAGATTCAGAATCTGGAGCTCAAGCTTTCTGGAGATTCCAGGTCATCAAGACCAAAATCAACTTTGTCCACTTGTGAGTCTCTCACTGAGACCCTGGATACTGACAACAACCCCAACAGTGCCAAGGACTGTAAAGTCaaccagcctgtgctgcagtcAGAGGGCTCCCACCAGCATTCCTATATCACACTTCCAAATAGCCTCTTGGAAGACGGGGGAAGGAGCAGAGTCCAGATGCCAGAACAAAGCTTTGGGCAACACTTTTGCATTAAACAAGATGGAGCATTGGGTACAACCCCATCAG GTACAGAGCAACAGGTAGTGGCTGGTGCACCAGTTTCTTCTTCTGCCCCTGCTCAAGATGTCAGGCCAAAGGACAAAGCTGTGAGTGCCAGCACATTCCACAGgttccagcaggagctgccctccTCCGAGCTTTCGGGCTCCAAATTAAGACACGTTAAAGTTCAAGCTGCTTTGCAGCCAGTGACTGAACCTGCAAAGACTGAACCACAGAGCAGCTACTTCATCGACAAAGGAACTCAGACGAAAAAGTCCAGCAAAAGTGGGCAGTCGAGGCACAAAGCTCTGCACCACGccggggcacagcagggccaggagcagcagccctcgGCCCCGCCTGCGCCTCCGCTCAGAGACAcctcccaggccctggagatAACCCAGTACTTCTTCGAGGCCGTTTCCACGCAGATGGAGAAGTGGTACGAGCGGAAGATAGAAGAAGCCCGGTGCCAAGCGAACCAGAGGGCGCAGCAGGACAAAGCTGCGCTCAAGGAGCACATCAAATGCTTAGAGGAGGAGCTGAGCAAATTAAGGACTAAGGTGCAGAAAGAGAGCTAG